The proteins below come from a single Deltaproteobacteria bacterium genomic window:
- a CDS encoding glycosyltransferase family 2 protein yields the protein MAVSHDQASAAGRPLTAAVVVSWEGGATTDRCVGSLLAQESAPDAVLVVDNASSEAERARLREVWGARVRLILLDDNRQFAGGLNAGARAAFAAGAERVLLLNNDTVLAPDALRRLGAALDAAPAAGIAGPLVVYADQPGRILSAGERHLLPLLCVPRTLLRHRPGGATGAYPVQGVMGCAMLVTRACFEAVGGFSEEIEVYYEDVDFCVGARACGFGAVVEPGAVVYHDGFRGFVAGLTPWAAFLKARNPWLLVRRRGGPGTWLTFVPTYLVMIGASATLYAVRGRGDISRALARGALHGLRAAVGGRRTPAGP from the coding sequence ATGGCGGTGTCGCATGACCAGGCCAGCGCCGCCGGGCGGCCGCTCACCGCAGCCGTCGTCGTCAGCTGGGAGGGCGGGGCGACGACCGACCGCTGCGTCGGGTCGCTGCTAGCGCAGGAGAGCGCCCCGGACGCCGTGCTGGTCGTCGACAACGCCTCGAGTGAGGCCGAACGGGCGAGGCTGCGCGAGGTCTGGGGCGCCCGCGTGCGGCTCATCCTCCTCGATGACAACCGGCAGTTCGCGGGCGGACTGAACGCAGGCGCGCGCGCGGCCTTCGCGGCTGGTGCGGAGCGCGTCCTGCTGCTGAACAACGACACGGTCCTCGCGCCCGACGCGCTCCGCCGGCTCGGGGCGGCGCTCGACGCGGCGCCGGCCGCCGGCATCGCGGGCCCGCTGGTCGTGTACGCGGACCAGCCGGGCCGCATCCTCAGCGCCGGCGAGCGCCATCTCCTTCCGCTCCTCTGCGTACCGCGGACGCTCCTCCGGCATCGACCCGGCGGCGCGACCGGGGCCTATCCGGTCCAGGGCGTGATGGGCTGCGCGATGCTCGTGACGCGCGCGTGCTTCGAGGCGGTCGGCGGCTTCTCGGAGGAGATCGAGGTCTACTACGAGGACGTCGACTTCTGCGTCGGCGCGCGCGCCTGCGGCTTCGGCGCCGTCGTCGAGCCGGGTGCCGTCGTGTACCACGATGGGTTCCGCGGCTTCGTGGCCGGGCTCACGCCGTGGGCGGCGTTCCTGAAGGCGCGCAATCCGTGGCTCCTCGTGCGGCGCCGTGGCGGGCCGGGTACGTGGCTCACGTTCGTGCCGACGTACCTGGTGATGATCGGCGCGAGCGCCACGCTCTACGCGGTCCGCGGACGCGGCGACATCAGCCGCGCGCTGGCGCGCGGCGCCCTCCACGGGCTGCGGGCCGCGGTCGGGGGCCGGCGGACCCCGGCGGGTCCATGA
- a CDS encoding glycosyltransferase family 4 protein, translating into MRICFVSQQVADIRTGVGMYANELIPAVAEAGHRTTLVARGRAPGWKDVDHHPVPAVPRDPTPEGWLSFAWIAARRLGALGGARAFDVVHFLDAREALFARRADGASLVGTVHDCYLAAASPDLSYWRSRYSDWVRRWAYHRLARRLERAALRKLDALIANSRYVERQVGAAYALPPRALRTIYHGFRFGWEARSAGSPSSDVLFVGANFERKGLPGLLRALARVRERVPDVHLHVAGDHPSRRHMEGLAGELGLAEHVIFHGFLPRADVAALYRGAAVLALPSEVEGFGITLMEAMHSGVPVIASTEGGSAELVRDGWNGFLVAPGDVAALADRLLVLLTDGQRRAEMAANGRETAGRYPLARMVAETLAVYREVA; encoded by the coding sequence ATGAGGATCTGCTTCGTGAGCCAGCAGGTCGCGGACATCCGCACCGGGGTCGGCATGTACGCGAACGAGCTCATCCCGGCGGTGGCGGAAGCCGGTCACCGAACGACGCTCGTCGCCCGAGGGCGAGCACCCGGCTGGAAGGACGTCGACCACCACCCGGTGCCCGCGGTGCCGAGGGACCCGACGCCCGAGGGCTGGCTCTCCTTCGCCTGGATCGCGGCGCGCCGGCTCGGTGCGCTCGGCGGCGCGCGCGCCTTCGACGTGGTCCACTTCCTCGATGCCCGCGAGGCCTTGTTCGCGCGGCGCGCCGACGGCGCCTCGCTCGTCGGGACGGTACACGACTGCTATCTCGCCGCCGCGTCCCCCGACCTTTCGTACTGGCGCAGCCGCTACAGCGACTGGGTGCGCCGCTGGGCCTACCATCGGCTGGCGCGCCGTCTCGAGCGAGCGGCACTTCGCAAGCTCGACGCGCTGATCGCCAACTCCCGCTACGTCGAGCGCCAGGTGGGGGCGGCCTACGCGCTGCCGCCCCGGGCGCTGCGCACGATCTACCACGGCTTCCGCTTCGGCTGGGAGGCGCGGTCGGCTGGCTCGCCGAGCTCGGACGTGCTCTTCGTCGGCGCCAACTTCGAGCGGAAGGGGCTCCCCGGGCTCCTCCGCGCGCTCGCCCGCGTGCGCGAGCGCGTGCCCGACGTCCACCTGCACGTCGCGGGCGACCACCCCTCCAGGCGCCACATGGAAGGCCTCGCGGGCGAACTCGGGCTCGCGGAGCACGTGATCTTCCACGGTTTCCTTCCTCGCGCCGACGTGGCGGCGCTCTATCGGGGGGCCGCCGTGCTGGCGCTTCCGTCCGAGGTGGAGGGCTTCGGCATCACGCTGATGGAGGCGATGCACTCGGGCGTCCCGGTCATCGCGAGCACGGAGGGGGGGAGCGCGGAGCTGGTGCGCGACGGCTGGAACGGGTTCCTGGTGGCGCCCGGCGACGTCGCCGCCCTGGCCGACCGGCTCCTCGTGCTCCTCACCGACGGGCAGCGGCGCGCGGAGATGGCGGCGAACGGACGCGAGACGGCGGGGCGCTACCCGCTCGCACGCATGGTCGCGGAGACGCTTGCCGTCTACCGGGAGGTCGCGTGA
- a CDS encoding glycosyltransferase family 2 protein, producing MSRISAVVVHWRDPAATLACLASLAREPEIDVLVVDNGSRHPLAVPPGVRCVRSEENRGYAGGANLGIRDALARRAEVVLLLNDDVRVHPGAACSALRVLDRDPRVAAVGAKVLAREDPQRLWLAWGRVTYRQSLVALCGAGELDGPAYAEERDVEWIAGCAMWLRARALAAVGLFDEEFFAYHEEVEWCARARAAGWRVVYCPDAVVTHGGRGTSKAAASVRVRKYFTARNMVLYARRHASPVQRAKLACFLVGTLPLQLLWNLPRGRAGEVVLKMRGVRDALTGRRPPFEALGLR from the coding sequence GTGAGCCGCATCAGCGCGGTCGTCGTCCACTGGCGCGACCCGGCCGCGACGCTCGCCTGCCTCGCGAGCCTCGCCCGGGAGCCCGAGATCGACGTCCTGGTTGTCGACAACGGCTCGCGCCACCCGCTCGCCGTGCCGCCCGGCGTCCGCTGCGTGCGGAGCGAGGAGAACCGCGGCTACGCGGGCGGCGCGAACCTCGGCATCCGCGACGCGCTCGCCCGCCGCGCAGAGGTCGTCCTCCTCCTGAACGACGATGTGCGCGTTCATCCCGGCGCGGCGTGCTCAGCCCTCCGCGTGCTCGACCGGGATCCGCGCGTCGCGGCCGTCGGCGCGAAGGTCCTCGCGCGCGAGGATCCGCAGCGGCTCTGGCTCGCGTGGGGCCGGGTGACGTACCGGCAGAGCCTCGTCGCCCTCTGCGGGGCAGGAGAGCTCGACGGGCCCGCCTACGCCGAGGAGCGGGACGTGGAGTGGATCGCGGGGTGCGCCATGTGGCTCCGCGCCCGTGCGCTCGCCGCGGTCGGCCTCTTCGACGAGGAGTTCTTCGCTTACCACGAGGAGGTGGAGTGGTGCGCGCGGGCGCGCGCGGCGGGATGGCGTGTCGTCTACTGCCCGGACGCCGTGGTGACGCACGGGGGACGGGGGACGTCGAAGGCCGCCGCGTCGGTGCGTGTCCGCAAGTACTTCACGGCCCGGAACATGGTCCTCTACGCACGCCGCCACGCGAGCCCGGTGCAACGCGCGAAGCTCGCCTGCTTCCTGGTCGGCACGCTGCCGCTGCAGCTCCTCTGGAACCTGCCGCGCGGGCGCGCGGGCGAGGTCGTGCTGAAGATGCGCGGCGTGCGCGACGCCCTCACGGGCCGCCGCCCGCCGTTCGAGGCGCTGGGGTTGCGGTGA
- a CDS encoding acyl-CoA dehydrogenase: MDFEPSPRVRELRDRIAEFMDRHIYPAEAEIAAEADLVRPGVPYPPTLLPIRQKARAAGLWNLFLPDEQYGAGLKNWEYGILCELMGRSLAAPVAFNCSAPDTGNIEILAEFGTPEQKKRWLEPLLEGEIRSCFSMTEPEVAGSDPTLLRTRAVRTGDHWVINGHKWFTSGAIGASVAIVMAVTDPEAAPHLRASMLVVPIDTPGLNIIRPVPVMGHTGGGGHCEIRYEDCRVPAASVLGPVGAGFMIAQARLGPGRIHHCMRAIGGAERALEMMCRRANSRIAFGEPLAKKQFVQEMIATSRMEIDQARLLCLHAAWKMDTVGKKEARQEISMIKVVAANVFMNVLDRAIQVHGALGVSDDTPLARMWRDGRMLRLADGPDEVHKQTIARRELARFAS; encoded by the coding sequence ATGGACTTCGAGCCGTCACCCAGGGTGCGCGAGCTCCGGGACCGCATCGCGGAGTTCATGGACCGCCACATCTATCCCGCCGAGGCCGAGATCGCGGCCGAGGCCGACCTGGTCCGGCCCGGCGTGCCGTACCCGCCGACGCTGCTGCCCATCCGGCAGAAGGCCAGGGCGGCCGGCCTCTGGAACCTCTTCCTCCCCGACGAGCAGTACGGCGCCGGGCTCAAGAACTGGGAGTACGGCATCCTCTGCGAGCTGATGGGCCGCAGCCTGGCCGCGCCGGTCGCCTTCAACTGCTCGGCGCCTGACACGGGCAACATCGAGATCCTGGCCGAGTTCGGCACGCCCGAGCAGAAGAAGCGCTGGCTCGAGCCGCTCCTCGAGGGCGAGATCCGGAGCTGCTTCTCGATGACCGAGCCCGAGGTCGCCGGCTCCGACCCGACGCTGCTCCGCACCCGCGCCGTGCGCACCGGCGACCACTGGGTCATCAACGGCCACAAGTGGTTCACCTCGGGCGCCATCGGCGCGAGCGTGGCGATCGTGATGGCGGTCACCGACCCGGAGGCTGCGCCGCATCTCCGCGCCAGCATGCTCGTCGTGCCGATCGACACCCCGGGGCTGAACATCATCCGCCCGGTGCCGGTCATGGGCCACACGGGCGGCGGCGGGCACTGCGAGATCCGCTACGAGGACTGCCGCGTGCCGGCGGCGAGCGTGCTCGGTCCCGTGGGCGCCGGCTTCATGATCGCCCAGGCGCGCCTCGGGCCCGGGCGCATCCACCACTGCATGCGCGCCATCGGCGGCGCCGAGCGCGCGCTCGAGATGATGTGCCGGCGCGCCAACTCCCGCATCGCCTTCGGCGAGCCGCTCGCCAAGAAGCAGTTCGTGCAGGAGATGATCGCCACCTCGCGCATGGAGATCGACCAGGCGCGCCTCCTCTGCCTCCACGCCGCCTGGAAGATGGACACGGTTGGCAAGAAGGAGGCCCGGCAGGAGATCTCGATGATCAAGGTGGTGGCGGCGAACGTCTTCATGAACGTGCTCGACCGTGCCATTCAGGTGCACGGCGCGCTCGGCGTGTCGGACGACACGCCGCTCGCACGCATGTGGCGCGACGGGCGCATGCTCCGGCTCGCCGACGGCCCCGACGAGGTGCACAAGCAGACCATTGCGCGCCGCGAGCTGGCGAGGTTCGCGTCATGA
- a CDS encoding LLM class flavin-dependent oxidoreductase yields the protein MRFGLQVGFPDWRQLRDVAQAAEALGFHSIYFPDHLVHEGPERQRDDHPAYDPMVQAAVAVEATRRVRIGHLVLCNLFRHPAVTARSLATLDELSGGRLVAGLGAGWTESEFRMTGIAFPDVTTRLRMLDEALACLHGLWGGDAFSFAGEFYRFRDAALFPKPAQRPHPPFLVGGSGRGLLRLAAKHADELNIISATGKTGYIALAEVSKLTDESFRAKVRFAREEAARHGRDGRSIRISQTIFTLILTDAPQATRAIAENFGKMLGQGPEAVLRSPLCLIGTPEDCVAELARRAREWDVTETIFAYRGDDVLRRLGEEVLPRV from the coding sequence ATGAGGTTCGGACTGCAGGTCGGCTTCCCGGACTGGAGGCAGCTCCGCGACGTGGCGCAGGCGGCGGAGGCCCTCGGCTTCCACTCGATCTACTTCCCCGACCACCTCGTGCACGAGGGACCGGAGCGCCAGCGCGACGACCATCCCGCCTACGACCCGATGGTGCAGGCGGCGGTGGCGGTCGAGGCGACCCGGCGCGTCCGCATCGGCCATCTCGTCCTCTGCAACCTCTTCCGCCATCCGGCCGTCACCGCCCGCAGCCTCGCGACGCTCGACGAGCTCTCGGGCGGCCGTCTCGTCGCCGGGCTCGGCGCGGGCTGGACCGAGAGCGAGTTCCGGATGACGGGCATCGCGTTCCCGGACGTGACGACCCGGCTCCGCATGCTCGACGAAGCGCTCGCCTGCCTGCACGGGCTCTGGGGCGGCGACGCGTTCAGCTTCGCGGGCGAGTTCTACCGCTTCCGGGACGCGGCGCTCTTCCCCAAGCCCGCGCAGCGGCCGCACCCGCCGTTCCTCGTGGGCGGGAGCGGCCGCGGGCTCCTGCGTCTCGCCGCCAAGCACGCCGACGAGCTCAACATCATCAGTGCGACCGGGAAGACGGGCTACATCGCGCTCGCCGAGGTGAGCAAGCTGACCGACGAGAGCTTCCGCGCCAAGGTCCGCTTCGCGCGCGAGGAGGCGGCGCGCCACGGCCGCGACGGCAGGTCGATCCGGATCAGCCAGACGATCTTCACCCTCATCCTGACCGACGCCCCGCAGGCCACGCGCGCGATCGCCGAGAACTTCGGCAAGATGCTCGGCCAGGGTCCGGAGGCCGTGCTCCGCTCGCCCCTCTGCCTGATCGGCACCCCCGAGGACTGCGTCGCCGAGCTCGCGCGCCGGGCGCGGGAGTGGGACGTCACGGAGACGATCTTCGCCTACCGCGGCGACGACGTGCTCCGGCGGCTCGGGGAGGAAGTGCTGCCGCGGGTGTAG
- the infA gene encoding translation initiation factor IF-1: MARDDLIQIKGTITEALAGGNYRVKGDNGMEFLAKIGGRMRRYHIRVIPGDRVTIAVSPYDPTHGLIVFRGG; the protein is encoded by the coding sequence TTGGCTCGCGACGATCTGATCCAGATCAAGGGCACGATCACCGAGGCGCTCGCCGGGGGGAACTACCGCGTGAAGGGCGACAACGGGATGGAGTTCCTTGCCAAGATCGGCGGGCGCATGCGTCGCTACCACATCCGCGTCATTCCCGGCGATCGGGTGACCATCGCCGTGTCACCCTACGATCCCACCCACGGGCTGATCGTCTTCCGCGGCGGGTAA
- a CDS encoding NAD(+) synthase produces MADDFLDVRSHGFARVAVCVPEVRVADPAFNTEAHLRLLEQVHRDGAHYALCPELGLTGYSCADLFFQETLLAAALAALARVAEAAAEWNLIVSVGMPLVVDDLLFNCAVTLFRGRAVAVAPKAFPPNYREFYERRWFHPAANARSTEIPLLGERVPFGTDVLVAAPRLPGFVLHTDICEDLWTPVPPGTLAALAGATVLANLSASNVTVGKWEYRQELVRSSAAKNLAVQMYSAAGFGESTADLAWDGHGLVAERGELVAETERFALHGAAVVTDVDLVALREDRMRQTSWGENAGQHGRPFRTVAAAGAEERRGAAVYREFRRTIAPLPFVPADPARRDARCREIFLIKATSLARRLLALPEDGRRAVIGISGGQDSTEALLVAAHAMDLLGLPRTRIFGVTMPGFGTSRGTHDNARALVRALGATLREIDITKIADQVFEAIGHDPAREDHTFENVQAWTRKFLLFALTSREGAIDLGTGDLSELALGWATYGGDHMSHYGVNAGVPKTLVSELIRWAAEVIFGDEPEVARVLRAVLATPISPELLRLGPGGEIAQRSEELIGPYELHDFFLYYFLRFGFGPRRIARMALHAFGGRYPVAGIRRWLLVFLERFFANQFKRDCVPDAPKVGSGGSLSPRGDWRMPSDASVAAWLAEAKAIPESLERPRAVPRATRAASDRRTR; encoded by the coding sequence ATGGCCGACGACTTCCTCGACGTCCGCTCCCACGGCTTCGCCCGCGTCGCGGTCTGTGTCCCCGAGGTGCGCGTCGCGGATCCGGCCTTCAACACCGAGGCGCACCTCCGGCTCCTGGAGCAGGTCCACCGGGACGGCGCGCACTACGCCCTCTGCCCCGAGCTCGGCCTCACCGGCTACAGCTGCGCCGACCTCTTCTTCCAGGAGACCCTGCTCGCCGCGGCGCTCGCGGCGCTCGCACGGGTGGCGGAGGCGGCGGCGGAGTGGAACCTGATCGTGTCCGTCGGCATGCCACTCGTGGTCGACGACCTCCTCTTCAACTGCGCCGTGACCCTCTTCCGCGGGCGCGCCGTCGCGGTCGCCCCCAAGGCCTTCCCCCCCAACTACCGCGAGTTCTACGAGCGGCGCTGGTTCCATCCCGCCGCCAATGCGCGCTCGACGGAGATCCCGCTCCTCGGCGAGCGCGTGCCGTTCGGCACGGACGTGCTGGTCGCCGCGCCGCGTCTGCCCGGCTTCGTCCTTCACACCGACATCTGCGAGGACCTGTGGACGCCGGTGCCGCCGGGGACGCTGGCCGCCCTCGCGGGCGCGACCGTGCTCGCAAACCTCTCGGCCTCGAACGTGACCGTCGGCAAGTGGGAGTACCGGCAGGAGCTGGTCCGCTCCTCGGCGGCCAAGAACCTCGCCGTGCAGATGTACAGCGCCGCCGGCTTCGGCGAGTCGACCGCGGACCTGGCCTGGGATGGCCACGGGCTGGTCGCCGAGCGCGGCGAGCTGGTCGCGGAGACCGAGCGCTTCGCGCTCCACGGCGCCGCGGTGGTGACCGACGTCGATCTGGTCGCGCTGCGCGAGGACCGCATGCGGCAGACCTCGTGGGGCGAGAACGCGGGCCAGCACGGGCGCCCCTTCCGTACGGTCGCCGCTGCGGGGGCCGAGGAGCGCCGCGGCGCCGCCGTCTACCGCGAATTCCGCCGCACGATCGCGCCGCTTCCCTTCGTACCCGCCGATCCCGCCCGGCGCGACGCCCGCTGCCGCGAGATCTTCCTCATCAAGGCGACCTCGCTCGCGCGGCGGCTGCTCGCGCTGCCGGAGGACGGGCGGCGGGCGGTGATCGGCATCTCGGGCGGCCAGGACTCGACCGAGGCGCTCCTGGTCGCGGCGCACGCCATGGACCTCCTCGGGTTGCCCCGCACGCGCATCTTCGGCGTGACCATGCCCGGCTTCGGAACCTCGCGCGGGACCCACGACAACGCCCGCGCGCTGGTGCGCGCGCTGGGCGCGACGCTGCGCGAGATCGACATCACGAAGATCGCCGACCAGGTGTTCGAGGCGATCGGCCACGACCCCGCGCGGGAGGACCACACCTTCGAGAACGTGCAGGCATGGACGCGGAAGTTCCTCCTCTTCGCGCTCACCTCGCGCGAGGGCGCCATCGACCTCGGCACCGGCGACCTCTCCGAGCTGGCGCTCGGCTGGGCGACGTACGGCGGCGACCACATGTCGCACTACGGCGTAAACGCTGGCGTGCCGAAGACGCTCGTCTCCGAGCTGATCCGCTGGGCGGCGGAGGTGATCTTCGGGGACGAGCCCGAGGTGGCGCGCGTGCTGCGCGCCGTCCTCGCCACGCCGATCAGCCCCGAGCTCCTGCGCCTCGGCCCCGGCGGCGAGATCGCGCAGCGCTCGGAGGAGCTGATCGGCCCCTACGAGTTGCACGACTTCTTCCTCTACTACTTCCTGCGCTTCGGCTTCGGCCCGCGGCGCATCGCGCGCATGGCGCTGCACGCCTTCGGCGGCCGCTACCCGGTGGCCGGGATCCGGCGCTGGCTCCTCGTCTTCCTCGAGCGCTTCTTCGCCAACCAGTTCAAGCGCGACTGCGTCCCCGACGCTCCCAAGGTCGGCTCGGGCGGCTCCCTCTCCCCCCGCGGCGACTGGCGCATGCCCTCGGACGCCTCGGTCGCCGCGTGGCTCGCCGAAGCGAAGGCGATCCCGGAGAGCCTCGAGCGCCCCCGCGCGGTCCCGCGCGCCACACGCGCGGCCAGCGACCGTCGTACCCGGTAG
- a CDS encoding sugar phosphate isomerase/epimerase, producing the protein MVRFSMSEITTLGWSFERDVEAFAAAGAPGIGVSVRKLEAVGVTRAARLIREAGLAVSCLTSSGLFPLGDPPGERRALERARVHLAAAAELGASTLFVLPGPPGALSWEEAAGRARPLVEALLPEAEGARVRLALEPVSQLRMDLGFLHSFDEALDFADAFASAWLGVVLELNNAWIERRLYENIRRRAGRIAIVQVSDFKVGTMCASERVVIGDGDIPLRRLCRALADAGYDGWYDIELLGPAIEAEGYEAVLPRAIARFRALWT; encoded by the coding sequence GTGGTGCGCTTCTCGATGAGCGAGATCACGACCCTCGGCTGGTCCTTCGAGCGGGACGTCGAGGCGTTCGCGGCCGCGGGCGCACCCGGGATCGGCGTGTCCGTCCGGAAGCTCGAGGCGGTCGGGGTGACACGCGCCGCGCGACTCATCCGCGAGGCCGGCCTTGCCGTCTCGTGCCTCACCTCGTCGGGCCTGTTCCCGCTCGGCGACCCGCCGGGCGAGCGCCGCGCGCTCGAGCGTGCCCGCGTGCACCTCGCGGCCGCGGCCGAGCTGGGCGCGAGCACCCTCTTCGTGCTGCCCGGACCGCCGGGCGCGCTCTCCTGGGAGGAGGCGGCGGGCCGTGCCCGTCCGCTCGTCGAGGCCCTCCTGCCGGAGGCGGAGGGGGCGCGTGTCCGCCTCGCGCTCGAGCCGGTGAGCCAGCTGCGCATGGACCTCGGCTTCCTCCACTCCTTCGACGAGGCGCTCGACTTCGCCGACGCCTTCGCCTCTGCCTGGCTCGGCGTCGTCCTCGAGCTGAACAATGCCTGGATCGAGCGCCGCCTCTACGAGAACATCCGCCGGCGCGCGGGACGCATCGCCATCGTGCAGGTGAGCGACTTCAAGGTGGGCACCATGTGTGCCAGCGAGCGTGTCGTCATCGGCGACGGCGACATCCCGCTCCGCCGCCTCTGCCGGGCGCTCGCGGATGCCGGCTACGACGGCTGGTACGACATCGAGCTCCTCGGCCCCGCCATCGAGGCGGAGGGCTACGAGGCAGTGCTGCCGCGCGCGATCGCGCGCTTCCGTGCGCTGTGGACCTGA
- a CDS encoding SDR family oxidoreductase, translating into MRLEDKVAIITGAGQGIGEAYARRFAKEGARVVVADINAEKGAAVARDLGHVFERVDVSSEDDTQRLCRAVADRFGRIDVLINNAAIFFGIDNQNTSYAYLRRIFDVNYFGAWLMCRAVFPHMRDGGGGSIINQSSGAAYVHPEYPIENELPSFHYSVTKAAMNAMTHYMAGSVGRYNIRVNAIAPGPTMTEATRQGVPAHFLDMIINFQMAIHRALDPDDLTGTAVWLASDDAKMVTGQVIPVDGGMIMLG; encoded by the coding sequence ATGAGGCTCGAGGACAAGGTCGCGATCATCACCGGCGCGGGGCAGGGGATCGGTGAGGCCTACGCCCGGCGCTTCGCCAAGGAGGGTGCCCGCGTGGTGGTCGCGGACATCAACGCCGAGAAGGGCGCGGCCGTGGCGCGTGACCTCGGGCACGTCTTCGAGCGCGTCGACGTGTCGAGCGAGGACGACACCCAGCGCCTCTGCCGGGCGGTCGCCGACCGGTTCGGGCGCATCGACGTGCTCATCAACAACGCCGCCATCTTCTTCGGCATCGACAACCAGAACACCAGCTACGCGTATCTGCGCAGGATCTTCGACGTGAACTACTTCGGCGCCTGGCTCATGTGCCGCGCCGTCTTCCCGCACATGCGCGACGGCGGGGGCGGCTCGATCATCAACCAGTCCTCGGGCGCGGCTTACGTGCACCCCGAGTATCCGATCGAGAACGAGCTGCCCTCGTTCCACTACAGCGTCACCAAGGCGGCCATGAACGCGATGACGCACTACATGGCCGGCTCGGTCGGCCGGTACAACATCCGCGTGAACGCGATCGCCCCCGGCCCGACGATGACCGAGGCCACCCGGCAGGGCGTCCCCGCGCACTTCCTGGACATGATCATCAACTTCCAGATGGCGATCCATCGCGCACTCGATCCCGACGACCTGACCGGTACGGCGGTCTGGCTCGCCTCGGACGACGCGAAGATGGTGACCGGACAGGTGATCCCGGTGGACGGCGGGATGATCATGCTCGGGTGA
- a CDS encoding CoA transferase, whose translation MPMPLEGTRVIDWTIWQQGPVASVMLGDLGADVIKIEERVGGDPGRGVLKAQGLDLRDRPNFYFEANNRNKRSLTVDLKKPAGVALVQRLAERADVFVQNFRKGVAARLGLDAATLRARNPRLVYASASGYGPEGPESGAPSFDYLGLARSGIMYSAGEPDDEPLAIAGGIADQMGAIMLAYGIVTALLARERSGRGQEVDASHLGSMAWLQGLGLSARLMLGRALPRQPRRYATNPLWNHYKCSDGLWLALSMLQPDRYWTRFCAVLEIPQAAADARFTTMLDRMMNAGECIALLDEVFARRPRAEWIRRLAEGGDFIYSVINSVDDLPDDPQMQANRYVTAFKHPAFGPTQVVGLPVRLSETPGSIRLPAPEFGQHTEEVLTEVLGYSWEEIGRLREEEVI comes from the coding sequence ATGCCCATGCCGCTCGAAGGGACCCGGGTCATCGACTGGACCATCTGGCAGCAGGGGCCCGTCGCCTCGGTCATGCTCGGCGACCTGGGGGCCGACGTCATCAAAATCGAGGAGCGCGTCGGGGGCGACCCGGGGCGCGGCGTGCTGAAGGCGCAGGGCCTCGATCTCCGGGACCGGCCGAACTTCTACTTCGAGGCCAACAACCGCAACAAGCGGAGCCTGACGGTCGACCTGAAGAAGCCCGCGGGCGTGGCGCTCGTGCAGCGCCTGGCCGAGCGCGCCGACGTGTTCGTGCAGAACTTCCGCAAGGGGGTGGCGGCGCGCCTCGGACTCGACGCGGCCACGCTCCGCGCCCGCAACCCGCGCCTCGTCTACGCAAGCGCCAGCGGCTACGGGCCCGAGGGCCCCGAGAGCGGCGCGCCGTCCTTCGACTACCTCGGCCTCGCGCGCTCGGGCATCATGTACTCGGCGGGCGAGCCCGACGACGAGCCGCTCGCCATCGCGGGCGGCATCGCCGACCAGATGGGCGCGATCATGCTCGCCTACGGCATCGTCACAGCCCTCCTCGCGCGCGAGCGCTCCGGCCGCGGCCAGGAGGTCGACGCCTCGCACCTGGGCTCGATGGCCTGGCTCCAGGGCCTGGGGCTCTCGGCGCGCCTGATGCTCGGCCGCGCGCTTCCCCGCCAGCCGCGGCGCTACGCTACCAACCCGCTCTGGAACCACTACAAGTGTAGCGATGGCCTGTGGCTCGCCCTCAGCATGCTCCAGCCCGACCGCTACTGGACCCGTTTCTGCGCGGTGCTCGAGATCCCCCAGGCGGCGGCCGACGCGCGCTTCACGACCATGCTCGATCGCATGATGAACGCGGGCGAGTGCATCGCGCTCCTCGACGAGGTGTTCGCGCGCCGCCCGCGCGCGGAGTGGATCCGTCGCCTCGCCGAGGGCGGCGACTTCATCTACTCTGTCATCAATTCGGTCGATGACCTGCCGGATGACCCGCAGATGCAGGCGAACCGGTACGTGACGGCGTTCAAGCACCCGGCCTTCGGGCCGACGCAGGTGGTCGGCCTCCCCGTGCGCCTCAGCGAAACCCCCGGGTCGATCCGCCTCCCTGCCCCCGAGTTCGGGCAGCACACCGAGGAGGTCCTGACCGAGGTGCTCGGCTACTCGTGGGAGGAGATCGGGCGGCTGCGGGAAGAGGAAGTCATCTAG